The nucleotide window ACGGGATAATAAATGATTGTAAAACAAGATTTATCAAATTTGCGACACTGTGGCTTAACTTGGTGAATTTTACCGAAAAAAGCCAAAGTAACCAATGACAATGATTCCCAAGATAATCCGATACCAACCAAATAATTTGAAATCATTATTCCGAATATACCGCAAGAGAAACTTGATCGATAAAAAGGCCACCACGAATGAAACAATGACGCCAGTGAGGAGTACGATGAGTTGACTACTGGTAAAGTGGTTGCCGTGCAGAAAGTATTTTAGAATCTTTAAGGAAGAGGCACCGAACATCGTGGGAATAGCCAGAAAGAAGGAAAATTCGGTGGCCACATAGCGTGAGGTTCCCAGCAGGATTCCCCCTAGAATGGTTGCACCGGAGCGTGAGGTTCCCGGTACCATGGCCAGAACTTGAAACAGACCGATCCAGACGGCCATGCTCATGGGCAGGCGGTTGAGATCGTCAAAGCGAGGACGTTGGTGTCGATTGTAAGTTTCGATGATAATGAACAAAATCCCATAGATAATCAAAGTTGTGGCGATAACCTGCCAGTTGGTCAGGTGAGCGTCCATCCAGTCATTTAGGGGGAGTCCCACGATGATTGATGGCAACACGGCCACAATAACTTTTAACCACAGAGCCCAGGTTTGATGGCGCTGCAAGCTGCTCTTACCAGGAGCCCAAGGGTTCAATTTGTTAAAATAGAGGACTAGGACGGCCAGGATGGCGCCCAGCTGGATGACCACCATGAACATATTGATGAAGGCAGTGGACTCGTTGAGTTTGATGAATTCATCTGCCAGGTATAGATGTCCGGTGGAACTAATTGGTAGAAATTCGGTGACCCCTTCGATGATGCCGAGAATGACAGCTTTAATGATATCTAACACGATTGGTTCTCCTTTAATATGTAGAGTTGCAGTAAGCTCAATCATACAGGATGGATGTAAAGTAGCCGTATTAGTTTGGTAAATGGTTAGTAAACGTTTAGTCAGGCAGAGAAAAAGGTCCGGGAATAATCCCAGACCTGGTTGCTGTATTTAATCGCGTTAATTATCTGCGGGCATACGCTACCTTTAGTTGAAGCCGCCGCCAATTACCGTGTAAAATTGCATTTTACCAATGCTATAGGTGCTGGCGATAGCTGTATCATCAGCGTACGAATTATCTTCGTAAGTATACGGTTGGTGGCGATTCTTCAGAGCCACCTTGTATTGGAATTTACCACTCTTAGCGATACGCTGACTAGGAATCCCAACGGGTTTTACCTTCGTAAACAGGTTAACCGTCGCGCCCTTCTTAGTGGCTTTGGTAATTTTGATACTCTGGATTGGTTTGGTTGCGTGCATGACGGACCACGTGTAGTCGGTATCCGTAAATGGATTGTAGCTGGTAAACGTCTTTTTGGCGGCAGGAAAGTATTCAAGGTAGCCGTCGGATGTCACGGTGACCTGATTGTATTTATACGTCGCTAGCTGTTCAATGGCTTTTAAGCCACCACTTAAATAAGCGCCTGTTCCGTACGCCGGAGCGTAGGTTGGTCGGGTAATCTTAGTTGCCTGAGTCGTTTTGATCTTGAAGGCAAGTTCTCCATCACCAGCGACGCCCTTAGTAGGGATACCTTTCTTCTTTAAGCCATAGCTGATGGTGTTGTAGCGAGCCTCTAACCATTTACCGTCCTTCTTGGCAGCAACAATGGTACCTTTAGGCAGGGTAATGGATTTGGTAACCGTCCCACCACCAGACGTTTTGGACATCATAATGGTGGCCTTGGTCTTGCTCTTCAAGCGGTAATAGGTGTTGTGAAATGAGCCAAGTTGTGACTCGGTATCGTGGAGCCAGCCGTTACCAGAAATGGGACTGACATAGGGCGGTTCCGACGAATTGGCGTGGGCGGTAAGGGTTCCCAGTGAGCCTGCTAACAGGCCAAGGGCAAGTAGGGTCGTTAGGTGTCTTTTCATAGTCGTTTTCCTCCAATAATGTTAGCCACAGCATAGCATGTTCGTTCGCTGGAGGATACCTTAATCGTATCGACCCGATAAAGGAATGGTCCGGTTATTAGGAAAATTATTCAACCGTTTTCCTGGTCAAATGACACCAGGAAAACGGTTAGGCGTTAATTGCTAACTAAAAAGGCCGACAACTTTTGCTAGTTGTTCGACCTTTCATCTATATTTCACTATTTTCAGAAGATACCCGGACGCGGTCTGCCACTTGATGGAAGATGACGACGGATCCCAAGAAAAAGCACGAAGCTAATGTAGCCGCAATGGGCAATGTGTGAAACATGTTGGCCGGTAAGACCAACGCCAACAGTGGAAACGCGTACGCTGCCGGCAACTTGATGCGTAAGAGTTGTAGCAGGATAAAGACTAGTGGAAGGGTGACTAACGCCGATAGCAGCCAGGATGCTAATATGAGGTGAACTAGCACGCCCAAGGTGGCGGCACCACTCAACGCCACGATGTGTTTTAGCGCCAATTTTCCGCTATAGTTAGACATCTGGGAAACTTCAAAGAAAACCACTAATACGGGTGGAATTCCAGCCATTTGAGGGAAACCGGCAAGCCAAACTGCGGCGACCCAGATGCCGGCAGCTAGACTGAAACCGAGCATGTGTTGCCAGTGCAGCGGCTGTCCACCGGGCAACCCCCGGTAATGGCCCTGAAGCAGAACTCCCAGCATGAGAATCAATGTGAACGTGAAGATGGCCAGGATAAATGACCAGTGTGTGGCATTGATAATAATGGGTAGAAGTCCCGTCGCAAAGGATGGCGCCAGCGTGGAACGCAAGAGATTGAGTAGAATCAAAATAAGAATCAGCGTTAGTAAGACTTTTTCGGCGTACCCGATGGCCAGTTGATTCACTAGGAACCCAATGACAGCAGTTCCGGAGGGTGCTAGGAAAATCTTGGATGGTTGGGCAATCCAGGTGGGGTTATGGTAGATCCACATACCGGCAGTTAGCGCGCCAATTTCTGGTAGAATGATTTCATAGTCGTTCAGCCAGGTGGCAATGGCGACCATGAACAGGACTAAGGCAAAGCCAATGAGATAGTCCCGCAATTCAGGTTTGGACAAGTGCATGGGACAGGGGTCCTCCTTTAGTTAGAGATATGTTATATAAAATTCGAATTTTAAAGCATGCGTTTTAGATTATAGCACGTTATTTAATTATTTTCAGGTGTCAGTCTTGTGAAAACGTTGCCAGATAAGGGAAAGCATGGCCGATCATGGCGGCACAAGTCAATTAACTGATGGCCGTTTTCAGAAATATATCAATAATAAAGACAAATTAAGCGTATACTATGAGTCATCAAAACAAAGACTTCGAAGAGAGTTGGGTGTCAGTATGTTTCAAGATATTAATCCTAAGGTTTTTGACAATCACTATGACCAACGTCGCGCTCCAATTGGGACGGATTATGTGGTCCTTTACCACAACCGCGAAGCCATTTTACACGACGGAACATTGCCTCGTTATCAGGAGGTGGCTGCCAAGTGGCAACTGCCCGAGACGGCGTACACGTACCTTTTCTCGGTAGACCAGACGGCGTTTTACCTAGTGGCCGGGCAGGTGTCAGAAGATGCAGCCTACCAGTATGTTGAAACGCGTCGGTTTACCCAATTGACGCCAAGTTGGTTGGCCTTCGCTGCTGCTACGGCTGCGCATCTGGGCTGGTGGTACGAGACCAATCAATTCTGTGGTCGCTGTGGTCACCGGATGGAACAGGACAGCAAGGAACGGGCCCTGCGTTGCCCCCAATGTGGCCAGTTGATTTTCCCTAAGATTTCGCCAGCCATTATCGTGGGTGTCACGGATGGTGATAGTATTTTAATGACCAAGTTCTTGACGGGGTATAACCGGTATTCACTGATTTCAGGCTATGCAGAGATTGGTGAAACACTAGAGGCAACGATTGCCCGTGAGGTCCACGAAGAGGTGGGACTATCCGTTCATAATATTCGCTACTATGGCAGTCAGCCATGGGCGCCTTCTGAGTCTCTGTTGGTGGGCTTCTTTGCTGATCTGGACCAAGAGAAGTCGATTCGATTAGAGCATGACGAATTAGCCAAGGCTCAGTGGTTCAAACGGGAAGAAATTCCGCATGACGACACGGCACGGAGTCTGACGTGGAAGATGATCGAAGCGTTTCGGAATCGTGAGGTTTAAGATGTAGGCTAACAGTAGACGTCCGGCGACAAAGGCCATCTGGGAAGATTTCCAGATGGCTTTTTTGATTTGCGGTGTCAAAAAACGTACGCCAGAAAAAAGTGGTGATTGAGTTAGTAACTGACTAAAGGTTGACAGTTCAGAAACCGTTATCAAGCCAAGGATAGTAAGACATTGTAGACTTGAAATTAGTCTCACCAGTCACCGAAGGCGGTCAGAGATTCCACCTGCTGTGGGGAACGCCTACGGCCTGAAAAGCGGTTCTTCGACTCGGCTTGAAGCCTGGAAAAACCGCCAGTCTCCAAACACGTCCCATGCTGTAAGCCAAAAATCGGCTAACACCGTCGACACAGCTGGCTCCATCTCTGACCGCCTCCGGTTAAACGGGTTCTTGGAAAAATCGGCTAGCTTAAGTTCCTGAATGACAGCACTTACTCAATATTATTATCGCTCCAGTAGGTAGCCGCGAGTGAGTCAAATTTGTACTCAGCCGTGGGATTTTTAAGTGGGTTTCTTGAAAATGGCGACTTGAAGACGTGCTTTGCGGCTTCAAGCGAGGGGCAAGATGTCCTGTCCTTCCCACCGCGTTCTGGTCCAAATTTGGCGAACGGTAAGGCGGCAATTTCCTACTATGTCTGACTAAATCTGAACACCCAATCCTGGTTGTATCAGTCATAGTGGGTGTTTCAGTTAGATAACTGATAGTTAATTGCTGCGACTATTGTTTCCACTAGGTCAGCCACCGTAGTATATGAGTAATTATGAATGCCCATACAGAAAGCGGTGCGATATTGTCGCTTTTATAAACATGTAAAGGTTCTGTAGACAACTTGTACAGACTTCGTAAGGTCTCCCATTTCTGACTGAAAATCAGGTAGACTTCTTTTCAAGCGCTCCACCAGCAAGAAAAAGTTGTAAAAACAGAAACATTGCCGCTTGATGCCTGACAACCAGAGAGGATTAAAGATACAGTGACTAAACGAAGAAGACAATTACGGGCAACGCTCGCAACTGCCCTGGTCCTGACACCGCTGATGACCCCAGTGGCGCAGGCTAATACGCTGACTCACCAGATTTTATCGGCTAAGGTGGCCACTAAACAGACCAAGGATGGCCAACCAGTTAACGTTAAGGCCAACACGATTGAGGAGACCAAGAATCAGTTGGCCGCCGGAATCAGTGAGGAAAAGGTGACCTACAAGAACACCAAGGGTGACCGGACTGTGATGCATACCGTGTCCGTGGATCTCAAGGAAAAAACGGCGGGCTTGTATGCTGGTACGCCGGATGATGGGAAAGACTTTGGCCTGCAAACGGTGCGGGATGAAGCCAACGCGGCCATTAAGAGTGGCCATCAAGTTGTAGCCGGTTTGAACTCAGACTTCTTTAACATGGGGACCGGAGAACCGTTAGGCAACGTGGTTAAGGACGGCGTGGAAATCCATGCCACAAAGCCAGATAGTGGTGAATCCTTCTTTGGGGTAACTAAAGCTGGCGAACCGTTGATTGGGAGTCAAGCCGACTATCAGGCTAAGAAGGGTGACTTAAAACAAGCCCTCGGTGGTCTGATTATGTTGGTCAAGGATGGCAAAGCTTTGAATCCTGGCACGCAGGTCGGTGGTGAGTTTGCGGCGCGTTCAGCTGTTGGGATTCGGGCGGACAAGTCCGTTTTCTTTGTGACGATCGATGGTAAGCAATCGCCGTATTCTAACGGGATGACACTGGGTGAATTGTCACAAACCATGAAGGACCAAGGGGCCGTCGATGCCTTGAACCTCGATGGTGGGGGTTCGGCGACGTATCTGTCACGGACACCGGGGGACACGGGCTTGAGCTTGAAAAACAAGCCTTCTGACGGTGAAGAACGAAAGGTGGCCAACAGTTGGCTGATTACCACGACGGAAAAGTCTGATCACACGTTTGATCGGGCCCAGGTCACGCCTAAGGATACGGTCTATACGCCCAACGCGACGGTCAACTTTACAGCCAAAGGGGTCGACAAGGCAGGTTACGACGCTGCTTTACCAGATAGTGCGACGT belongs to Levilactobacillus yonginensis and includes:
- a CDS encoding undecaprenyl-diphosphate phosphatase — its product is MLDIIKAVILGIIEGVTEFLPISSTGHLYLADEFIKLNESTAFINMFMVVIQLGAILAVLVLYFNKLNPWAPGKSSLQRHQTWALWLKVIVAVLPSIIVGLPLNDWMDAHLTNWQVIATTLIIYGILFIIIETYNRHQRPRFDDLNRLPMSMAVWIGLFQVLAMVPGTSRSGATILGGILLGTSRYVATEFSFFLAIPTMFGASSLKILKYFLHGNHFTSSQLIVLLTGVIVSFVVAFLSIKFLLRYIRNNDFKLFGWYRIILGIIVIGYFGFFR
- the nudC gene encoding NAD(+) diphosphatase, producing MFQDINPKVFDNHYDQRRAPIGTDYVVLYHNREAILHDGTLPRYQEVAAKWQLPETAYTYLFSVDQTAFYLVAGQVSEDAAYQYVETRRFTQLTPSWLAFAAATAAHLGWWYETNQFCGRCGHRMEQDSKERALRCPQCGQLIFPKISPAIIVGVTDGDSILMTKFLTGYNRYSLISGYAEIGETLEATIAREVHEEVGLSVHNIRYYGSQPWAPSESLLVGFFADLDQEKSIRLEHDELAKAQWFKREEIPHDDTARSLTWKMIEAFRNREV